Part of the Chlamydia muridarum str. Nigg genome is shown below.
ATATGTCTCTAGCTTGATTTGGATTGTAAGATTTTGTATCTTGAGTTTTTGTATTCTTGACGTGTCTGTAGAAGACGACTTATTAGGCTATGAATTAGGAAAATATTGTGAGCAAATTACCTGGCGAAGATACGCTTTTAGAAGTGAATATAGATGATATTCGGGTTAGCCCTTTTCAGCCTAGACGCATATTTTTTGAGGAAGATTTAAAAGAGTTAATCCTTTCGATAAAAGCTGTGGGGCTTATTCATCCTCCGGTAGTTAGGGAGATCCGGAATGGAGATAAGGTTTTGTATTATGAGTTGATAGCGGGAGAGCGCCGTTGGCGCGCTTTGCAGTCAGCGGGATACAAAACGATACCAGTTGTTTTGAAGCAAGTATTGGCTGATGATCTTGCAGCGGAGGCTACCTTAATCGAGAATATTCAACGGGTGAATTTAAATCCTTTGGAAATGGCAGAAGCTTTTAGGCGATTGATCGTTGTTTTTGGCCTTACTCAAGATAAGGTAGCCAAAAAAGTTGGGAAGAAGCGTTCAACGGTTGCTAACTATCTACGGTTGTTTTCGCTTTCTAATGAGATTCAAGAGAAGATCAATTCGGGAGAATTGACTTTAGGGCATGCCAAAGTGATTTTGTCGTTAGAAGATGAAAGTCTTCGACAGATTCTCAGTGAAAAAATTATTTCTTCTAAATTAGCTGTTCGTGAGGCAGAAATAGAAGCCAAACGTTTGCTGAAAGGTAAAGAAGACGCTTCTAAAAAGGAAGCTTCCTTACAAAAGACTTCTTGTTTAGTTTCCTATCAAGAACGGTTAGCAACGACTTTTGGGTATCCTGTAACGGTAAAGCCTCAAGGGAAACGCATATGTGTATCGTTCTTTGTAGAAGGAGAGGAAGCTCTGGAATCCCTGGAAAAGGCCTTAACAGCAGGTTCTTTTGAAGTTACAGTGTAGGATGATCTTTAGGATTCTGGAAAAGCTCTTCAGTTATTAGGGGAGTGCGTAGATCTCGGCGATGCTCGGGGAATTCTGGTAACTGTGAGTGAAGCAGCATTCGTGTGTACGGATGCTGTGGATGGCAAAATATTTGTTCTGTAGGACCGCTTTCTACGAGTTGCCCTTTATACATGATAATCAGTTCTGAGCAAAATGATCGGACGACGGCAAGGTCGTGCGAAATGAACAAATAAGTAAGTTGCGCTTGTTGTTGTAGCGAGGTTAGCGTATTAAGAATCTGAGCTTGCATGGAGAGATCTAAAGCGGAGACAACTTCATCACAAATGATAAGCTGAGGGGCGCCTAATAAAGCTCTAGCGATCGAGATTCGTTGTAACTGTCCTCCAGACAGTTGATGAGGGTAAGCATAGAGATAGTCTGTAGAAATACCAACCAAAGACAAGGCTCTTTCCACTGTAGCTCCCAAATCGGTTTTAGCGACTAAACGATGATAGAGTAGAGAATGGCTTAGGGTGTCAAAAATTGTTTTGCGTGGATTTAAAGACGAACGGGGATTTTGAAACACCATACGTACTTGTGAGCTCAAGTATTGACGGCCTTGCTTACTATGTAGTGGAACTGCTTTATCATTGAGAGTAAGATGTCCAGAGGTCAATGGGATAAGCCCTGCTAACCCTAAAGCTAAAGTGGTTTTCCCTGAACCAGATTCTCCTATAAGACCAACAATCTTATGTTTTGGAATGGTGAAAGAAACATTATTCAAAGGTGTTGTAGCGATCTTTTTTTGCTGAAACCAGAAAGACCTTTTGTAGTAATGCTTCGTTAATCGGCTTGCTTGGATCAAGGGAGGATTACTCATATAACCAACACCTCACGTGATGATGATCGTTTAAAGATATGGCATGTGGTGATTGCTTGTAGCAGATAGGTAAGGCCTTTTGGCAACGAGGAGAATAACAACAGCCTTTTGGAAGGTTCGTATAATGAGGTGGATGCCCTGAAATAGGAACAAAGGTCTGCTTTTTATATTGTGAAGGGCGGGAAGCTAATAAATCTTTTGTATAAGGGTGAGCAGGTGAATGGAAGATATCTTGTACAGAAGAGTACTCTGCCATGCGGCCTGCGTACAAGACGAAAACATCATCAGCCATTTCTGCAACAACTCCCATGTCATGAGTAATGACCAGTAAGCTCATCCCTGTCTTTTTCTGTAAAGTTTTTAGGAGTTGTAAAATTTGATATTGTACTGAGACATCTAAAGCTGTCGTGGGCTCATCTGCTATCAACAAATCTGGTGAAGTGAGCAAGGTCATGGCAATGGCCATGCGCTGAAGCATTCCTCCAGATAGCTCATGGGGATAGAGTTTAATGCAGCGCTCAGGATCTTGGAAGC
Proteins encoded:
- a CDS encoding ParB/RepB/Spo0J family partition protein, which gives rise to MSKLPGEDTLLEVNIDDIRVSPFQPRRIFFEEDLKELILSIKAVGLIHPPVVREIRNGDKVLYYELIAGERRWRALQSAGYKTIPVVLKQVLADDLAAEATLIENIQRVNLNPLEMAEAFRRLIVVFGLTQDKVAKKVGKKRSTVANYLRLFSLSNEIQEKINSGELTLGHAKVILSLEDESLRQILSEKIISSKLAVREAEIEAKRLLKGKEDASKKEASLQKTSCLVSYQERLATTFGYPVTVKPQGKRICVSFFVEGEEALESLEKALTAGSFEVTV
- a CDS encoding ABC transporter ATP-binding protein, encoding MSNPPLIQASRLTKHYYKRSFWFQQKKIATTPLNNVSFTIPKHKIVGLIGESGSGKTTLALGLAGLIPLTSGHLTLNDKAVPLHSKQGRQYLSSQVRMVFQNPRSSLNPRKTIFDTLSHSLLYHRLVAKTDLGATVERALSLVGISTDYLYAYPHQLSGGQLQRISIARALLGAPQLIICDEVVSALDLSMQAQILNTLTSLQQQAQLTYLFISHDLAVVRSFCSELIIMYKGQLVESGPTEQIFCHPQHPYTRMLLHSQLPEFPEHRRDLRTPLITEELFQNPKDHPTL
- a CDS encoding ABC transporter ATP-binding protein encodes the protein MSAQPLLQVKNLSVSLNRNTVSFPVVEDLSFNVFPGQTLAIIGESGSGKSITAQSLMQLLPEEYFSISGEAFLHKENLLDRKNLLSKTLFGSKMAMIFQNPLASFDPVFTIEQQFHEVIRTHLDLTKKVAHEQIVTVLRETGFQDPERCIKLYPHELSGGMLQRMAIAMTLLTSPDLLIADEPTTALDVSVQYQILQLLKTLQKKTGMSLLVITHDMGVVAEMADDVFVLYAGRMAEYSSVQDIFHSPAHPYTKDLLASRPSQYKKQTFVPISGHPPHYTNLPKGCCYSPRCQKALPICYKQSPHAISLNDHHHVRCWLYE